One Scomber scombrus chromosome 4, fScoSco1.1, whole genome shotgun sequence genomic region harbors:
- the LOC133979386 gene encoding zinc finger protein 286A-like produces MEMSSVQCLRRFVNERLSAAAEEIFGVFEKTVVVYEEEVVRQRRLLDILLKPEIKLHRTEYCTQERNSSVDQENPEPPKIKEEQELLSISLQGEQLGLKQETENFMLTPASVGSDRSQDQILFLDPGEHQCASGTQLPASICSSWLKNTRSEVPEPDHQLLSGNANETESQDHKKGNIRKKKSAKGARRTRATRCIKTSIAHKNTQSNKKPFKCNTPYACKVCGRYFRFRLNRDQHTRSHIGTKLCDTCGESFNNSTDFTTHMKLHKRELHICEYCGKKFALTSYLIKHLCVHTGNRPYECLDCNKNFCIRSDLTLHSVFCPIAIAKKRATSHSKNTSLILRTHLSSFVNVNAQSGNKRRRVAAAVHSCSPHTPPPLPHQPVHRVRQFVSERLTAAAEEIFRVFEETLSEYEEEIIRQRRLLDIVLKPDIKLHKTDPPHPSICIEGVPLYQERKTRLDQEDPEPPQIKEEQEELFTSQGEEQFALQQHTESLKMSPPYERSDYIEEQTLLFDPVQTQSAVVKEPQSDSSDERTQLEPDRIRSVVTEPNSDPDQHVKAVDPLYSCTICGTNFKMSADLKRHMRTHTGKKPYSCKFCKKEFAFSSSVSRHMRVHTGEKPYECPLCGKRFNVSTTLKVHYRIHMGERPYKCKTCERSFTTCSNLKKHVALHNKAAESKPVQSCHLITDITENHNELV; encoded by the exons ATGGAAATGTCGTCGGTTCAGTGTTTGAGAAGGTTTGTTAATGAGCGACTATCTGCAGCAGCTGAAGAAATATTTGGAGTTTTTGAAAAAACTGTCGTCGTATACGAAGAAGAGGTCGTCCGTCAGCGCAGACTGCTGGATATCCTTTTAAAGCCTGAGATAAAGCTGCACAGGACAG AATACTGTACCCAGGAGAGGAACTCCAGTGTGGACCAAGAAAACCCAGAGCCTCCAaagattaaagaggaacaagAACTACTCAGCATCAGTCTGCAGGGAGAGCAGCTGGGACTGAAGCAGGAGACTGAAAACTTTATGTTGACTCCTGCATCCGTGGGAAGTGATCGGAGTCAAGACCAGATTCTGTTTTTGGATCCGGGTGAACACCAGTGTGCGTCAGGGACACAGCTTCCAGCTAGTATTTGTAGCAGTTGGCTAAAAAACACACGCTCTGAAGTACCAGAACCAGATCACCAGCTCCTCTCTGGCAATGCTAATGAAACTGAGAGCCAAGATCACAAAAAAGGCAACATTAGGAAGAAAAAATCTGCTAAAGGTGCCAGACGGACTAGAGCAACTAGATGTATCAAAACTTCAATTGCTCACAAGAACACCCAGAGTAACAAAAAGCCTTTCAAATGTAACACGCCTTACGCATGCAAAGTCTGTGGAAGGTATTTCCGTTTCAGACTGAACCGAGACCAGCACACAAGAAGCCACATAGGCACGAAGCTTTGTGACACTTGTGGGGAAAGTTTCAACAACAGCACAGACTTCACAACGCACATGAAGCTTCACAAACGAGAGCTTCACATCTGCGAATACTGCGGAAAGAAGTTTGCACTCACCTCATATTTGATAAAACATCTCTGTGTGCATACTGGGAACAGGCCCTATGAATGTCTTGACTGCAACAAAAACTTTTGTATCAGATCAGATTTGACGTTGCATAGCGTGTTTTGTCCAATAGCTATAGCAAAAAAAAGAGCCACATCACACAGTAAGAACA catccctcaTCCTCCgcacacacctctcttcctttgtcaaCGTGAACGCGCAGAGCGGAAACAAACGGAGGCgcgttgcagcagcagtgcacagctgcagcccacacacacctcctcccctgccccaccagccag TTCATCGTGTGAGACAGTTCGTCAGTGAGCGACTGACTGCCGCTGCTGAGGAAATATTCAGAGTATTTGAAGAAACTTTATCAGAGTATGAGGAGGAGATCATCCGTCAGCGCAGGCTGCTGGATATCGTCCTGAAGCCCGACATAAAACTACACAAGACAG ATCCCCCACATCCATCAATATGTATAGAAGGGGTTCCTCTTTATCAGGAGAGGAAGACCAGGCTGGACCAAGAGGACccagagcctccacagattaaagaggaacaggaggaactcTTCACCAGTCAGGGGGAAGAGCAATTTGCACTGCAGCAGCACACTGAGTCTTTGAAGATGAGTCCTCCTTATGAAAGAAGCGACTACATTGAAGAACAGACTCTTCTTTTTGATCCTGTCCAAACTCAGAGTGCAGTAGTGAAAGAACCTCAGTCCGACAGTTCAGATGAACGGACGCAACTTGAACCTGACAGAATACGCTCAGTAGTCACAGAACCTAACAGTGACCCTGACCAGCATGTTAAAGCAGTTGACCCGTTGTATTCGTGCACTATTTGTGGAACGAATTTCAAAATGAGTGCAGACTTGAAACGGCACATGAGGACTCACACAGGAAAGAAACCTTACAGCTGCAAGTTTTGCAAGAAGGAGTTCGCTTTCAGCTCATCTGTGTCGAGGCACATGCGGGTGCATACAGGGGAGAAGCCTTATGAATGTCCTTTGTGTGGGAAAAGATTTAACGTCAGCACAACCTTGAAAGTCCACTACAGAATCCACATGGGCGAAAGGCCTTATAAATGCAAGACTTGTGAAAGGAGTTTCACTACCTGCTCCAATCTGAAGAAACATGTGGCTCTACATAATAAAGCTGCAGAGAGTAAACCTGTTCAAAGCTGTCACTTAATAACAGATATTACAGAAAACCACAATGAATTGGTGTag